From a region of the Campylobacter anatolicus genome:
- a CDS encoding response regulator, giving the protein MRILIVENEIYLAGSMASKLGDLGHECEIAKSVKEAIGKDDSFDVVLLSTTLPGQDFYPIIDKFKERIIILLIAYISSDTVLKPIQAGADDYIQKPFMIEELVRKINHFEEHRRIKSIVKNYENYIQYSLEHFKINEFDPKKIKLPLLIKTPKINYADKFVYTFMQMTKNLFIFTPATSFNDVEKAIKQNAQEHIYITNFQLLKQDERDRILVAVYKKKVIISTTDLEQSAPFETLEIANNDQLFSIDEIVTIDNYIKYVISNYQDRFPDTELSKKLGISRKSLWEKRKKYDIIKKK; this is encoded by the coding sequence ATGAGAATACTAATTGTAGAAAATGAGATATATCTAGCTGGCTCAATGGCTAGTAAACTAGGTGATTTAGGTCATGAGTGCGAGATTGCAAAAAGCGTGAAAGAAGCGATCGGAAAGGATGATAGCTTTGATGTTGTGTTACTTTCTACCACACTTCCTGGACAAGACTTTTACCCAATAATTGATAAATTTAAAGAGCGTATCATTATACTTTTAATAGCCTATATTAGCAGCGATACAGTGCTAAAACCGATACAAGCTGGTGCCGATGATTACATACAAAAGCCATTTATGATAGAAGAGCTGGTGCGAAAGATAAACCACTTTGAAGAGCATAGGCGTATAAAATCCATAGTAAAAAACTATGAAAACTACATACAATATAGTCTTGAACATTTTAAAATAAATGAATTTGATCCTAAAAAAATAAAGCTACCGTTGCTTATAAAAACACCAAAGATAAACTACGCTGATAAATTTGTCTATACATTTATGCAAATGACAAAAAATCTATTTATATTTACTCCAGCCACAAGCTTTAACGATGTAGAAAAAGCGATAAAACAAAATGCTCAAGAACATATCTATATCACGAATTTTCAGCTTTTAAAACAAGATGAGCGTGATAGAATTTTAGTCGCCGTTTATAAGAAAAAAGTGATTATCTCCACAACCGACCTCGAGCAAAGTGCCCCATTTGAGACACTTGAGATAGCAAATAATGATCAACTTTTTAGCATAGATGAGATCGTAACGATTGATAATTATATAAAATATGTAATAAGCAATTACCAAGATAGATTCCCTGATACGGAGCTATCTAAGAAACTCGGAATTTCACGCAAATCACTTTGGGAAAAGAGAAAAAAATATGACATCATTAAGAAAAAATAA
- a CDS encoding sulfate adenylyltransferase gives MTSLRKNKQIFINKEAYGTLELIKNQLLSNFNSFMDYDQIKSVNESGYFDGEPMPYSFGFAPFGDINQQLIKTLKNGDIVDIVLKDRVVGEIRVKDTFRLDAQTRKNNIFLANESAKGKQLRLGEYSISGDFEIYNENMKETKQRLHKAIQDMKARRITAVFITADPFNRAHERLVRMTIDKTDLVIIFLIRTLDERHIDYALRKRVLDYFTQNYLPSNRVFVFPLENTTLFNSHTNPTLECITAHSIGADKLVIGQNHSGIGMFFDSNQAHTILDRYKNDLNMDIVVLPELVYCNECKTLVSTKTCPHGQHHHIKYHPATIKELFFKGIMPPAILVRPDISAIVLSELYPKRFEGLQKLCDDLFPNSGLLESHTDRDFYVELMKLYQTSSLT, from the coding sequence ATGACATCATTAAGAAAAAATAAACAAATTTTTATAAATAAAGAGGCTTATGGCACACTTGAACTGATAAAAAATCAACTATTATCAAATTTTAACTCATTTATGGACTACGATCAGATAAAAAGCGTCAATGAGAGTGGCTACTTTGATGGTGAACCAATGCCTTATTCATTTGGTTTTGCTCCATTTGGCGATATAAATCAGCAATTAATAAAAACTCTAAAAAATGGCGATATAGTTGATATTGTATTAAAAGATCGCGTAGTCGGCGAGATAAGGGTCAAAGATACTTTTAGGCTTGATGCTCAAACGCGTAAAAATAATATATTTTTAGCAAATGAATCAGCCAAAGGTAAGCAACTAAGGCTAGGAGAATACTCCATCAGTGGGGATTTTGAAATTTATAATGAAAATATGAAGGAGACGAAGCAGCGACTACATAAAGCTATACAAGATATGAAAGCTAGACGCATAACGGCGGTATTTATCACTGCAGATCCATTTAATAGGGCACACGAACGACTCGTGCGAATGACAATAGATAAAACCGATCTTGTGATTATATTTCTCATTAGGACGCTTGATGAGAGGCATATTGATTATGCACTAAGAAAGCGTGTGCTTGATTATTTTACTCAAAATTATCTACCATCAAATAGAGTTTTTGTATTTCCTCTTGAAAACACGACGCTTTTTAACTCACATACAAACCCAACTCTTGAGTGTATAACAGCTCACTCTATCGGTGCAGATAAGCTTGTTATAGGACAAAACCACTCAGGTATTGGTATGTTTTTTGATAGTAATCAAGCTCACACAATACTAGACCGCTATAAAAATGACTTAAATATGGATATAGTTGTGCTGCCTGAGCTTGTATATTGTAATGAGTGCAAGACTCTTGTTAGCACAAAAACATGCCCACACGGACAACATCATCATATCAAATACCATCCAGCCACGATAAAAGAGCTATTTTTTAAAGGCATTATGCCACCAGCTATACTGGTGCGACCTGATATATCGGCGATAGTGCTAAGTGAACTATATCCAAAGCGTTTTGAAGGGCTACAAAAGCTATGTGATGATCTATTTCCAAACTCTGGACTGCTTGAAAGTCACACAGATCGCGACTTTTACGTTGAGCTTATGAAGTTGTATCAAACATCATCATTGACATAA
- a CDS encoding Mrp/NBP35 family ATP-binding protein — MLSKDQVLERLKGVIYPGFEKDIVSFGFVKKIEVDDKIKIDVEIVSSNPDVANELKVDISRVLGGVEADINIIQPKMPKESSNSQSGKNIAPQIKNFVMVSSGKGGVGKSTTTLNLAISMAKLGKKVGILDADIYGPNIPRMLGEINTQPQVIGNKLRPITTHGIEMMSMGVLMEEGTSLIWRGSMIMKAIEQLLKDVLWSELDVLFLDMPPGTGDAQLTLAQSVPVTAGVCVTTPQVVALDDSKRGLDMFEKLHIPIAGIVENMSGFICPDNGKEYDIFGKGTTEELAKFYKTKILAEIPIEPAVRIGGDSGKPVSFYEPNSVTAKRYETAARELWEAIEAINNDGGADNSSIQPIMDGKSACSK, encoded by the coding sequence ATGTTAAGTAAAGATCAAGTGTTAGAGCGTCTAAAAGGTGTTATCTATCCTGGATTTGAAAAGGATATCGTGAGCTTTGGCTTTGTTAAAAAAATTGAAGTTGATGACAAGATAAAAATAGATGTTGAGATAGTTAGTTCAAATCCCGATGTGGCAAATGAGCTAAAAGTGGATATCTCGCGAGTTTTGGGTGGCGTGGAGGCTGATATAAATATCATTCAGCCAAAAATGCCAAAAGAAAGTTCAAATTCACAAAGTGGTAAAAATATAGCACCGCAGATTAAAAATTTTGTTATGGTTAGCTCGGGCAAAGGCGGTGTTGGTAAAAGCACAACTACACTAAATTTAGCCATCTCTATGGCAAAGCTAGGTAAAAAAGTTGGTATCTTGGATGCTGACATATATGGGCCAAATATCCCAAGAATGCTTGGCGAGATAAATACTCAGCCACAAGTTATAGGCAACAAACTTCGCCCTATCACTACTCACGGCATAGAGATGATGAGTATGGGTGTGCTTATGGAAGAGGGCACAAGCCTTATTTGGCGTGGCTCAATGATAATGAAAGCGATAGAGCAACTCTTAAAAGATGTGCTTTGGAGTGAGCTTGATGTGCTATTTTTAGATATGCCCCCTGGTACTGGTGATGCACAGCTTACATTAGCTCAAAGTGTGCCAGTAACCGCTGGTGTATGCGTGACAACCCCACAAGTAGTCGCACTTGATGATAGTAAGCGTGGTCTTGATATGTTTGAGAAGCTCCATATTCCTATCGCTGGTATCGTTGAGAATATGAGTGGCTTTATTTGCCCTGATAATGGCAAGGAGTATGATATATTTGGCAAAGGCACAACAGAAGAGCTTGCAAAATTTTATAAGACTAAAATTTTAGCCGAAATTCCTATTGAACCTGCCGTTAGGATAGGCGGTGATAGCGGTAAACCAGTGAGTTTTTATGAGCCAAATAGTGTAACTGCAAAACGTTACGAGACTGCTGCTCGTGAGCTTTGGGAGGCTATAGAGGCTATAAATAATGATGGCGGTGCGGATAATTCAAGCATTCAGCCTATTATGGATGGCAAATCCGCGTGTAGCAAATAA
- the thiC gene encoding phosphomethylpyrimidine synthase ThiC — MRKEWVKSRVNDATPTQMYYAKQGIITPEMAYVAKVEALEPEFVRDAVANGRMIIPANINHTNLTPMAIGIDAKTKVNANIGNSSMASDISGELQKLLVCLKYGADTVMDLSTGGDLDAIRTAIIANSSVPVGTVPMYQIIHDVCDIENLNIETMLEVLERQAKQGVSYFTIHAGFLLKFMPLISKRKMGIVSRGGSLMATWMMHYHKENPFYEAFDEICDICAKYDVALSLGDSLRPGCLYDATDEAQLSELRILGELTLRAWDKNVQVMVEGPGHVPLNQIEYNVKLQQEWCHNAPFYVLGPLVSDIGAGYDHITSAIGGALAASYGVAMLCYVTPKEHLGLPNVDDVRDGIIAHKIAAHAADIARGRAGAIERDHAMSDARYAFDWNRQFELALDPDRARQLHDESLPQDVFKEAHFCSMCGPKFCAYKISQKIINDQN; from the coding sequence ATGAGAAAAGAGTGGGTTAAGAGCCGAGTAAATGACGCAACACCAACGCAGATGTATTATGCCAAGCAAGGTATCATAACGCCTGAGATGGCTTATGTGGCTAAGGTTGAAGCCCTTGAGCCTGAGTTTGTCAGAGATGCGGTTGCGAATGGTAGGATGATAATACCAGCCAATATAAATCACACAAACTTAACTCCAATGGCTATCGGCATAGATGCTAAAACAAAAGTAAATGCAAATATAGGCAACTCAAGTATGGCAAGCGATATAAGTGGTGAGCTTCAAAAGCTTTTAGTTTGCTTAAAATACGGTGCTGACACGGTGATGGATCTAAGCACTGGAGGCGATCTAGATGCTATACGCACAGCAATCATCGCTAATTCAAGTGTGCCAGTAGGCACGGTGCCGATGTATCAGATCATCCACGATGTTTGTGATATAGAAAATTTAAATATTGAGACAATGCTTGAAGTACTTGAACGTCAGGCAAAGCAAGGGGTAAGCTACTTTACGATACATGCTGGTTTTTTGCTTAAATTTATGCCACTTATTTCAAAGCGTAAAATGGGTATTGTAAGCCGTGGTGGTAGTTTAATGGCAACGTGGATGATGCACTATCATAAGGAAAATCCATTTTATGAAGCCTTTGATGAAATTTGTGATATTTGTGCCAAATATGATGTTGCACTATCCTTAGGCGATAGTTTGCGTCCCGGATGTTTGTATGATGCTACAGATGAGGCTCAGCTAAGTGAGCTTAGAATTTTAGGCGAACTGACACTTCGTGCGTGGGATAAAAATGTGCAGGTTATGGTAGAAGGGCCTGGACACGTTCCACTAAATCAGATAGAGTATAATGTAAAATTGCAACAAGAGTGGTGTCATAATGCACCATTTTATGTGCTTGGCCCACTGGTGAGTGATATCGGAGCTGGGTATGATCATATAACATCAGCCATAGGCGGGGCATTGGCGGCATCTTATGGCGTGGCGATGCTTTGTTATGTTACGCCAAAGGAGCATTTGGGGTTACCAAATGTAGATGATGTAAGAGACGGCATTATTGCTCACAAGATAGCAGCACACGCGGCCGATATTGCACGTGGTAGGGCTGGAGCTATAGAGCGAGACCATGCGATGAGTGATGCTAGATATGCGTTTGACTGGAATAGGCAGTTTGAACTAGCACTTGATCCTGATAGGGCTAGACAGCTACACGATGAGAGTTTACCACAGGATGTGTTTAAAGAAGCACATTTTTGTTCTATGTGTGGACCAAAGTTTTGTGCGTATAAAATTTCACAAAAGATAATAAATGATCAAAATTAA
- the ccsA gene encoding cytochrome c biogenesis protein CcsA: MFNFVSAFFSMTSAIVLMIVFAIGSGVATIIETKTSTAMAWMYVYGASWFALVQLLLGINLAYNVYRYKLINLKKLPALLFHVGFLVILLGAGITRYLGFEGDVHIRENSETNIVTTKGSHLSLSTIVDGNEIFAQIPVGLENVKKGFKLDLKLPDGNAQLEYVKYIPNAAYKFVEDESGKPVIDLVISNQSEREEIYLLEGEEVVAGDISFIFNAMPKQGQKYVLFTFENNKFNITSNQEISKFSMADNVKVAFEAGSVNEFLPMHLYTIAGVNFAPQLISAKASKKLVETQNSEFDALIAKLSYNGDSKEMTLFFNLIEPTKVVMKDRLFTASWGLQQIRLPFSLYLKDFELKRYPGSNSPMSYASEVVVKDGDAPSFDYRIYMNHVLDYDGYRFFQSSYDQDERGTILSVNKDPGKIPTYIGYFLLGIGFLLNVISPDSRFKKLARLIDRDSVKKLASFLVAGIVAFSASEVNAADFLPNVSKEHADKLARLLVQSPDGRVKPFDTLSKEVLNKFHRDDSVGSLNSNQAILSIMVSPDFWRNEPIIAVGTSKELKKELGIDENVKYATFNDFFKFSNDGGSEYKLTKFAEIANRKHPGSRNVFDKDVIKIDERLNVFYMIFIGEVFKIFPKQDDPSNSWYSPTSAMMYFSPEEAKLVSAMMQDYFVAVDNGVKTQDWSKADAALDKIFTYQQKYGAAIIPSQTKINMELLFNKAQIFDRLTPIYLLAGFVLLIFVFVKMLAPKVNIDRVVKAVYGVNMLAFVAHTIGLALRWYIAGHAPWSNAYESMVYIAWALGLSGIVFSKRSPIAIALTSILAGITLFVAHLSWMDPQITTLVPVLQSYWLTIHVSVITASYGFLGLCALLGGFVLLLIIMQNKTKPNPEISRNITEATRINEMAMILGLSLLTLGNFLGGVWANESWGRYWGWDSKETWALVSILVYAAVLHMRFVPKLNGQYAFAVASFFAYWTIIMTYFGVNFYLAGMHSYAAGDPLPVPNFVYIGLCIMFAMSILAYFKRQICTKL; the protein is encoded by the coding sequence ATGTTTAACTTTGTGTCCGCATTTTTTAGTATGACCTCGGCTATAGTGCTAATGATAGTTTTTGCCATAGGAAGTGGCGTAGCAACTATAATCGAGACTAAAACCAGCACTGCAATGGCGTGGATGTATGTCTATGGAGCGAGTTGGTTTGCGTTGGTGCAGCTATTGCTTGGTATAAATTTAGCTTATAATGTATATAGATATAAGCTAATAAATTTAAAAAAACTTCCAGCGTTGCTGTTTCACGTTGGATTTTTAGTGATATTGCTTGGTGCCGGTATAACAAGATATCTCGGTTTTGAGGGTGATGTCCATATAAGAGAAAATAGCGAAACAAATATAGTAACAACAAAAGGCTCACATCTATCGCTTAGCACAATAGTAGACGGTAATGAAATTTTTGCTCAGATTCCAGTTGGTTTAGAAAATGTAAAGAAAGGCTTCAAGCTAGATCTAAAACTTCCTGATGGTAATGCACAGCTTGAGTATGTTAAATATATACCAAATGCAGCTTATAAATTTGTAGAGGATGAAAGTGGTAAGCCGGTAATAGATCTAGTTATATCAAATCAGAGCGAGAGAGAGGAGATATATCTATTAGAGGGCGAAGAGGTTGTGGCTGGAGATATTAGCTTTATATTTAACGCTATGCCAAAACAAGGTCAAAAGTATGTGCTTTTTACCTTTGAAAATAATAAATTTAATATAACATCAAATCAAGAAATATCTAAATTTTCAATGGCTGACAATGTTAAGGTTGCATTTGAAGCCGGAAGTGTAAATGAGTTTTTACCTATGCATCTTTATACGATAGCTGGTGTAAATTTCGCACCGCAACTCATATCTGCCAAGGCTAGCAAAAAGCTAGTAGAGACGCAAAATAGCGAATTTGACGCACTTATAGCAAAGTTAAGCTATAACGGAGATAGTAAAGAGATGACGCTATTTTTTAACTTGATAGAGCCTACAAAGGTTGTCATGAAAGATAGATTATTTACTGCGTCGTGGGGACTTCAGCAGATAAGATTGCCATTTAGTTTGTATCTTAAAGATTTTGAACTTAAGCGTTATCCAGGCTCTAACTCTCCGATGAGTTATGCGAGTGAAGTTGTGGTTAAAGATGGCGATGCACCGAGTTTTGATTATAGAATTTATATGAATCATGTACTTGATTATGACGGATACCGCTTTTTCCAAAGCTCATACGATCAAGATGAGCGTGGCACCATACTCTCTGTCAATAAAGACCCAGGTAAAATTCCAACATATATAGGATATTTTCTTTTAGGTATTGGATTTTTGCTAAATGTTATAAGTCCAGATAGTAGATTTAAAAAGTTAGCTCGTTTGATAGATAGAGATAGTGTTAAAAAGTTAGCTTCGTTTTTGGTGGCTGGTATAGTGGCTTTTAGTGCTAGTGAGGTAAATGCAGCTGACTTTTTACCAAATGTCAGCAAAGAACACGCTGATAAACTTGCTAGATTGCTAGTGCAAAGTCCAGACGGCAGGGTAAAGCCGTTTGATACACTTAGCAAAGAGGTTTTAAATAAATTTCATAGAGATGATAGCGTCGGGTCACTAAACTCAAATCAAGCTATTTTATCGATAATGGTATCGCCTGATTTTTGGCGAAATGAGCCAATCATCGCTGTGGGTACAAGCAAGGAGCTAAAAAAAGAGCTTGGCATAGATGAAAATGTCAAATACGCTACTTTTAATGACTTTTTTAAATTTAGCAATGATGGCGGAAGTGAATACAAGCTGACTAAATTTGCTGAAATAGCTAACAGAAAACACCCAGGCTCACGAAATGTGTTTGATAAGGATGTGATAAAGATAGATGAACGTTTAAATGTATTTTATATGATATTTATCGGTGAAGTTTTTAAAATTTTCCCTAAGCAAGATGACCCATCAAATTCGTGGTATTCACCAACTTCTGCGATGATGTATTTTTCGCCAGAAGAGGCAAAATTAGTAAGTGCGATGATGCAAGATTATTTTGTCGCAGTTGATAATGGTGTAAAGACACAGGATTGGAGTAAGGCTGACGCAGCTTTGGATAAAATTTTTACCTATCAGCAAAAGTATGGTGCGGCGATTATCCCAAGTCAAACAAAGATAAATATGGAGCTTTTATTTAACAAGGCTCAAATTTTTGACAGATTAACACCTATTTATCTGCTCGCTGGTTTTGTACTTTTGATATTTGTCTTTGTTAAAATGCTCGCTCCAAAGGTTAATATCGATCGCGTAGTAAAGGCTGTTTATGGTGTAAATATGCTGGCTTTTGTAGCTCATACGATAGGTCTAGCACTTCGCTGGTATATCGCAGGACACGCACCTTGGAGCAATGCGTATGAGTCGATGGTGTATATAGCGTGGGCTCTTGGACTTAGTGGTATAGTCTTTTCAAAACGTAGTCCAATAGCCATCGCTTTAACATCTATACTTGCTGGTATCACTCTATTTGTCGCACATCTTAGCTGGATGGATCCACAGATTACTACGCTTGTGCCTGTCCTTCAAAGCTATTGGCTAACAATACACGTTTCAGTTATAACGGCTAGTTATGGATTTTTAGGGCTTTGTGCGTTGCTTGGCGGTTTTGTTTTATTGCTGATTATAATGCAAAATAAAACAAAGCCAAACCCTGAAATCTCACGCAATATCACAGAGGCTACACGTATAAATGAGATGGCGATGATACTTGGGCTTAGTCTACTTACACTTGGTAATTTTCTTGGTGGCGTGTGGGCTAATGAGAGCTGGGGACGCTACTGGGGCTGGGATAGCAAAGAGACGTGGGCATTAGTATCAATACTAGTTTATGCTGCGGTATTACATATGCGATTTGTACCAAAGCTAAATGGACAATACGCTTTTGCAGTCGCATCATTTTTTGCCTACTGGACGATTATAATGACATATTTTGGCGTGAATTTTTATCTTGCAGGTATGCACTCATATGCTGCAGGAGATCCTCTACCGGTGCCAAATTTCGTATATATCGGACTTTGCATAATGTTTGCTATGTCTATACTAGCATATTTTAAGCGTCAAATTTGTACTAAATTATAA
- a CDS encoding fatty-acid--CoA ligase, with protein MISSKIIVVFIIVVLLVAIAILLFALIKFISKGDTQPQQKVSKISSAQTKQLNINDLLRMVSDQNLDKNALFGLVRYFTANLTIPLKVENKIPKEANAYFSFILLVCSHKNVDAKLISYLDTETKKKNPTYVIQIEESENQGIKNRKNRKN; from the coding sequence ATGATTTCAAGCAAGATCATTGTAGTTTTTATCATAGTGGTCTTGCTCGTAGCTATTGCCATTTTGTTATTTGCTCTTATTAAATTTATCTCAAAAGGCGACACACAACCACAGCAAAAGGTATCTAAAATCTCATCGGCACAAACAAAACAACTTAATATAAACGACCTTTTACGTATGGTATCTGATCAAAATTTAGACAAAAATGCTTTGTTTGGGCTGGTGCGGTATTTTACTGCAAATTTAACTATACCACTAAAAGTAGAAAATAAAATTCCAAAAGAGGCAAATGCCTATTTTAGTTTTATTCTGCTTGTTTGTTCACATAAAAATGTAGACGCAAAGCTCATCTCATACTTAGATACAGAGACAAAAAAGAAAAATCCAACCTACGTTATACAGATAGAAGAGAGTGAAAATCAAGGTATAAAAAATCGTAAAAATCGTAAAAACTAG
- a CDS encoding bifunctional 2-C-methyl-D-erythritol 4-phosphate cytidylyltransferase/2-C-methyl-D-erythritol 2,4-cyclodiphosphate synthase, with translation MLDISLIMLGAGSSSRFELPVKKQWLRIGDDPLWLRATKNLSEFYTFKDIIVVSKECEYMARFAPDYKFIQGGETRQESLKNALAVLSSEFVLVSDIARPCITRELFLKIIDGSKQADCVVPALKIADTAYLGDEQIDRERVKLIQTPQLSRTNLLKKALQTEITYTDDSSAIKAVGGSVWYVQGDELAHKITTKNDLTKVPLMPPSTEQFVGTGFDVHQFKTGRPLWLCGEKIEFELGLKAHSDGDVALHALTDAMLGAAGLGDIGELFPDTDNKFKDISSIFLLKMAYDKILSVGYELVNADITIMAERPKISKFKRKMELNIANALQIAPNRINVKATTTEKLGFIGRGEGIAVVASVNLKYYDWTKK, from the coding sequence TTGCTTGATATCTCTTTGATAATGCTCGGAGCTGGTAGTTCTAGCCGTTTTGAGCTACCTGTAAAAAAGCAGTGGCTTCGTATCGGCGATGATCCACTTTGGTTAAGGGCTACAAAAAATTTGAGTGAATTTTACACGTTTAAAGATATTATAGTAGTTAGTAAAGAGTGCGAATATATGGCTAGGTTTGCCCCTGATTATAAATTTATCCAAGGTGGCGAGACACGCCAGGAGAGTCTAAAAAACGCACTTGCTGTTTTAAGTAGTGAGTTTGTTTTAGTTAGTGACATAGCTCGTCCGTGTATCACTCGTGAGCTATTTTTAAAGATAATAGACGGCTCAAAACAAGCTGACTGCGTTGTCCCAGCTCTAAAAATAGCAGACACCGCCTATTTGGGCGATGAGCAAATTGATCGTGAGCGAGTCAAACTCATACAAACTCCACAACTCTCACGCACAAATTTACTGAAAAAAGCATTGCAAACTGAAATTACCTACACCGACGATAGCTCGGCGATAAAGGCTGTTGGCGGTAGCGTATGGTATGTTCAAGGCGATGAACTAGCACATAAGATAACAACTAAAAATGACCTTACCAAAGTCCCATTAATGCCACCAAGCACTGAGCAGTTTGTAGGCACTGGCTTTGATGTACACCAATTTAAAACAGGGCGACCATTATGGCTGTGTGGAGAAAAGATAGAATTTGAACTCGGGCTTAAAGCTCATAGCGATGGAGATGTCGCTCTACACGCACTCACAGATGCTATGTTGGGTGCAGCTGGACTTGGTGATATAGGCGAGCTTTTCCCTGACACGGATAATAAATTTAAAGATATTAGCTCAATTTTTTTACTAAAAATGGCATATGATAAAATCTTAAGCGTTGGATATGAACTAGTAAATGCTGATATCACGATAATGGCAGAACGCCCAAAAATCTCTAAATTTAAAAGAAAAATGGAGCTAAATATCGCAAATGCTCTGCAAATAGCACCAAATCGCATAAATGTTAAGGCGACAACGACAGAGAAGCTAGGCTTTATCGGACGTGGCGAAGGCATAGCCGTAGTCGCAAGTGTAAATTTAAAATATTATGACTGGACTAAAAAATGA
- a CDS encoding phosphatidylglycerophosphatase A translates to MQKLFLTFFGIGLLPKAPGTWGSIAGAIVAYLVLLAFSNTTLFLASILLFLVSISIINEYEKSVGEHDSSHIVIDEVAGVWLAIAISGGTITQILLSFVFFRVLDITKPSIIGRIDKDVKGGLGVMGDDMVAGFFAGLMSAIIYGICLKLGVNLI, encoded by the coding sequence ATGCAAAAACTATTTTTGACATTTTTTGGCATAGGATTGTTACCAAAAGCACCTGGGACTTGGGGAAGTATAGCTGGGGCGATAGTAGCATATCTAGTGCTTTTAGCATTTTCGAATACAACTTTGTTTTTAGCAAGTATATTGTTATTTTTAGTAAGCATTAGTATCATAAACGAATACGAAAAAAGTGTAGGCGAACACGATAGCTCACATATAGTAATTGACGAAGTGGCTGGTGTATGGTTGGCGATCGCTATAAGTGGCGGAACTATAACTCAAATTTTGCTCTCATTTGTATTTTTTAGAGTGCTTGATATCACAAAGCCATCTATCATCGGTAGGATAGATAAAGATGTAAAAGGTGGACTAGGGGTAATGGGAGATGATATGGTGGCTGGATTTTTCGCTGGACTTATGAGTGCTATAATATATGGAATCTGCTTAAAACTCGGAGTAAATTTAATCTAA